A single genomic interval of Saccharothrix saharensis harbors:
- a CDS encoding MarR family winged helix-turn-helix transcriptional regulator, whose amino-acid sequence MGQGDEREVSHRPDRVRADVDSWPTGRLLSVAARVVESRFDEVLNGLGLTHAGLIVLHHLADGPRAQRELATLCKVTDQTMSRTIERLDRSGHVTRTPDTRDRRRTLVGITPTGRDVLTAARRAEQESESLLGAVDDYHHFRRQLITLIAAATTDR is encoded by the coding sequence GTGGGCCAAGGGGACGAGCGGGAGGTGTCGCACCGGCCGGACCGGGTGCGCGCCGACGTCGACTCCTGGCCGACCGGGCGACTGCTGTCGGTCGCGGCACGCGTCGTGGAGAGCAGGTTCGACGAGGTGCTCAACGGCCTGGGCCTGACCCACGCGGGCTTGATCGTGCTGCACCACCTCGCCGACGGCCCGCGCGCGCAGCGCGAGCTGGCCACCCTGTGCAAGGTGACCGACCAGACGATGAGCCGCACCATCGAACGCCTGGACCGCTCCGGGCACGTTACCCGCACCCCCGACACCCGCGACCGCCGCCGCACGCTGGTCGGCATCACCCCGACCGGCCGCGACGTGCTGACCGCCGCCCGCCGCGCGGAGCAGGAGTCGGAGTCGCTGCTGGGCGCCGTCGACGACTACCACCACTTCCGCCGCCAACTGATCACCCTGATCGCCGCCGCCACCACCGACCGCTGA
- a CDS encoding toll/interleukin-1 receptor domain-containing protein, producing the protein MTGAESHDGWDVFISYAREDYQKARDLADSLHKCITSRGVPPRIFIDVDREGVPPGVDWEQYLEAALPRSRYFVALYSLRYFSKNVCQFELQRAVDLNKAGKVGLIPVLMEEAAKDKIWFTASKYNWVAVTHPDWFETLRDALDLRPARNRRQLRFEGQVPGAVVNHTLPTLRVSVTGADGTTVRESGEPITLTTVPPDSGLNGTLVNPTAHGTATFADLSFRRAVDSVRLLAQAPGCEPVETAPIQVSPPAPQPSGPDRVHPRLPASGRQAFFPDARRVVVLNGEHLSVHALDEPGRVQGTARLAGRPRLWARGDARLAVADWTGRVVVVAADGSTRTAELARAPGLAVPGALVFDGDTPLVGMWSGAVWSLAGAEPEMVLDHRAGVQLLGIDDEGRLLVGGLDGVLTVYDGGRVEAEHPLERLLLGLHHRSGYTLIAGEHHIYRLGNGSERPLIVDSPVRQVADALVGPGLSIVLNDEGLGVCFDAELAVHLGFRTVPGARVVCASRDGALVVFEYPDGSHVLMQDGRIEVTSAHPLAIAPDGRLAATSDGRGTLILPVDKLRTGAEEQP; encoded by the coding sequence ATGACCGGGGCCGAGAGCCACGACGGTTGGGACGTCTTCATCAGCTACGCGCGCGAGGACTACCAGAAGGCGAGAGACCTCGCTGACAGCCTGCACAAGTGCATCACCTCCCGCGGTGTGCCACCGCGGATCTTCATCGACGTCGACCGGGAGGGCGTACCCCCGGGCGTCGACTGGGAGCAGTACCTGGAGGCGGCACTGCCCCGGTCCCGGTACTTCGTCGCCCTCTACTCGCTGCGTTACTTCAGCAAGAACGTCTGCCAGTTCGAGCTCCAGCGCGCCGTCGACCTGAACAAGGCCGGCAAGGTGGGGCTCATCCCCGTGTTGATGGAGGAGGCGGCCAAGGACAAGATCTGGTTCACCGCGAGCAAGTACAACTGGGTCGCCGTCACCCACCCGGACTGGTTCGAGACGCTGCGCGACGCGCTGGACCTGCGCCCCGCGCGGAACCGCCGGCAGCTCCGGTTCGAGGGACAGGTGCCCGGCGCAGTGGTCAACCACACCCTGCCCACCCTGCGCGTGTCGGTGACCGGCGCCGACGGCACGACGGTGCGGGAGAGCGGTGAGCCGATCACGCTCACCACCGTGCCGCCCGACTCCGGTCTCAACGGCACCCTCGTCAACCCGACCGCGCACGGCACGGCGACGTTCGCCGACCTGTCGTTCCGCCGGGCGGTCGACTCCGTTCGGCTGCTCGCGCAAGCGCCCGGCTGCGAACCCGTCGAGACCGCGCCGATCCAGGTGAGCCCGCCCGCGCCGCAACCGAGCGGCCCGGACCGCGTGCACCCGCGCCTGCCCGCGAGCGGCCGCCAGGCGTTCTTCCCCGACGCGCGGCGCGTCGTCGTGCTGAACGGTGAGCACCTGTCCGTTCACGCGCTCGACGAGCCCGGCCGCGTGCAGGGCACCGCCCGCCTCGCCGGACGACCGCGGCTGTGGGCGCGCGGCGACGCCCGGCTGGCGGTCGCCGACTGGACGGGACGGGTCGTGGTGGTGGCAGCCGACGGGAGCACCCGCACGGCCGAGCTCGCCCGTGCGCCCGGCCTCGCCGTGCCGGGAGCGCTGGTGTTCGACGGGGACACGCCGCTTGTCGGCATGTGGAGCGGCGCCGTCTGGTCGCTGGCGGGAGCGGAACCCGAGATGGTCCTCGATCACCGCGCGGGTGTGCAACTGCTCGGGATCGACGACGAAGGGCGGCTGCTCGTCGGTGGCCTGGACGGCGTGCTGACCGTGTACGACGGGGGTCGGGTCGAAGCGGAGCACCCGCTGGAACGACTGCTGCTGGGCCTCCACCACCGGTCGGGGTACACCCTGATCGCGGGCGAGCACCACATCTACCGCCTGGGCAACGGATCCGAACGCCCGCTCATCGTGGACTCGCCGGTCAGGCAGGTCGCCGACGCACTGGTCGGCCCGGGCCTGTCGATCGTGCTCAACGACGAGGGTCTCGGTGTCTGCTTCGACGCCGAACTGGCCGTGCACCTGGGTTTCCGCACGGTGCCCGGCGCCCGCGTCGTGTGCGCGTCGCGTGACGGCGCACTGGTCGTCTTCGAGTACCCGGACGGCTCGCACGTGCTGATGCAGGACGGCCGCATCGAGGTCACCTCGGCCCACCCGCTCGCGATCGCGCCTGACGGGCGTCTCGCGGCGACGTCGGACGGGCGGGGCACGCTGATCCTGCCGGTCGACAAGCTGCGCACCGGTGCGGAGGAACAGCCGTGA